Proteins from one Leptonema illini DSM 21528 genomic window:
- a CDS encoding cytochrome c3 family protein, with product MAPLTRILQKHGLKFLLLFLLLGGIYYLYGYPTKYQGYAPDQPIPFSHKIHAGEVGVDCQFCHTSVDKSEHAGIPDTATCMKCHSQIASDSPDIQYLRSSFAQGVPMRWNKVHDLPDHAHFSHKAHVARGFDCVQCHGSVEKMDKVEVVAEFNMGWCVNCHRMYTEQEHPAGNNTMVGITSCGTCHY from the coding sequence ATGGCACCACTAACACGTATTCTCCAGAAACACGGTTTGAAATTCCTGCTGTTGTTCCTCCTTCTTGGCGGAATCTACTATCTTTACGGCTACCCTACGAAATATCAGGGGTATGCACCCGATCAACCGATCCCATTCAGCCACAAGATCCATGCGGGCGAAGTGGGTGTCGATTGCCAGTTCTGTCATACTTCGGTTGATAAATCGGAACATGCCGGAATTCCCGATACGGCAACCTGTATGAAGTGCCACTCTCAGATCGCATCTGACAGTCCGGACATCCAGTACCTGCGTAGTTCTTTCGCGCAGGGCGTACCCATGCGATGGAATAAGGTTCACGACCTTCCCGACCACGCGCATTTCAGCCATAAGGCACACGTCGCCCGCGGCTTCGACTGCGTTCAGTGTCACGGCTCCGTCGAGAAGATGGACAAAGTTGAAGTCGTCGCCGAGTTCAACATGGGATGGTGTGTGAACTGCCACCGTATGTATACGGAGCAGGAGCATCCGGCCGGCAACAACACGATGGTGGGCATTACCAGCTGCGGTACCTGCCACTACTGA